The Pedobacter mucosus genome window below encodes:
- a CDS encoding methylenetetrahydrofolate reductase has protein sequence MKITDHIKNAKGKTLFSFELLPPIKGQSIQWIYDAIDPLLEFNPPFIDVTSLREDYIYKEQDNGLLQKVSYRKRPGTIAICAAIIHKYKIDAVPHLICGGFTKEETENALIDLQFLGIDNVLALRGDARAADHSFVPTNGGHCYATDLIQHIKNHNEGKFLHEDIETFKSDFCIGVAGYPEKHFEAPNLNADFKYLKKKVDMGAEFIVTQMFFDNQKYFAFVNKCRENGINVPIIPGLKPISTLSQLNVLPKIFHIDLPDELSDALSHAKSNAEAKEIGTEAMIKQAKELMEFGAPVLHFYTMGRPGQTKEIAKAIF, from the coding sequence ATGAAAATTACAGACCATATAAAAAACGCAAAGGGTAAAACCTTATTCTCATTCGAACTTTTGCCTCCAATAAAAGGACAAAGTATTCAATGGATTTACGATGCCATTGATCCTTTATTGGAATTTAATCCACCATTTATCGACGTTACCTCTTTGCGGGAAGATTACATTTACAAAGAGCAGGATAATGGATTGTTACAGAAAGTTTCTTACCGCAAACGCCCAGGAACCATTGCGATTTGTGCTGCAATTATTCATAAATATAAAATTGATGCTGTGCCGCATTTAATTTGTGGTGGTTTCACTAAAGAAGAAACCGAAAATGCCTTAATCGATTTACAATTTTTAGGAATTGATAATGTTTTGGCTTTACGTGGTGATGCCCGTGCTGCCGATCATTCATTTGTGCCAACTAATGGTGGACATTGTTACGCCACAGATTTAATTCAGCATATTAAAAATCATAATGAAGGCAAGTTTTTACATGAGGATATTGAAACATTCAAAAGCGATTTCTGTATCGGCGTTGCCGGATATCCTGAAAAACATTTTGAGGCTCCAAATCTAAATGCTGATTTCAAATATTTGAAGAAAAAAGTAGATATGGGTGCAGAATTTATTGTAACCCAAATGTTTTTTGACAATCAGAAATATTTTGCATTTGTAAATAAATGTAGGGAGAATGGAATTAATGTTCCTATTATACCCGGTTTAAAGCCAATCAGTACTCTTTCGCAGCTAAATGTTCTGCCAAAGATTTTCCATATCGATTTACCAGATGAATTATCGGATGCTTTATCTCACGCTAAGAGCAACGCAGAGGCAAAAGAAATTGGTACAGAAGCGATGATCAAACAAGCTAAAGAATTAATGGAGTTTGGTGCGCCTGTGCTTCATTTTTACACTATGGGTAGACCCGGACAAACAAAGGAGATTGCCAAAGCAATATTTTAA
- a CDS encoding tail fiber domain-containing protein: MKRAISLSFAVFLIFAFTKIKAQEVAQTNIQPINNSVSLLSQLQPISFNYDKNWADKLKISSKSQFGFLTSDFQKVLPALVTKTAKDYAAGKNAFNTATIAKIDYESLVPLLVGSIKEQQLQIEELRREVQMLKSQSAR; the protein is encoded by the coding sequence ATGAAACGAGCAATTTCACTATCATTTGCGGTATTCTTAATATTCGCATTTACAAAAATAAAAGCGCAGGAGGTTGCGCAAACCAACATTCAACCGATAAACAATTCAGTTTCATTGTTATCTCAGTTGCAGCCAATCAGTTTTAATTATGATAAAAATTGGGCAGATAAATTAAAAATTTCGAGTAAATCTCAGTTCGGATTTTTAACTTCTGATTTTCAAAAAGTTTTACCCGCTTTAGTGACTAAAACAGCCAAAGATTATGCTGCTGGGAAGAATGCTTTTAACACAGCAACGATAGCGAAAATCGATTATGAGAGTTTAGTTCCGTTATTGGTTGGCAGTATAAAAGAGCAACAGCTACAGATAGAAGAGTTGAGGCGAGAAGTACAAATGCTTAAATCGCAAAGTGCTAGATAA
- a CDS encoding NUDIX hydrolase, with translation MIDKELERSSDAHWRTALPHVSVDCVVFGFSNSSLNVLILKIKNEKNWILPGGYVFKDESLDDAAKRVLFERSGAERIFLNVFGVFGDINRSENYFAAYKDDLWHKQRFITVGYYALVDQTNVTPIPDSFSESCEWVSINQLPTMVMDHELILKKALKTLREQLSYKPIGYNLMPKTFTMPELQSLYETILGQKLNRGNFYRKIMRYDILIKLDEPRKGGAHKAPHLYRFDEEKYKKALNELSW, from the coding sequence ATGATTGATAAAGAATTAGAACGATCGAGCGATGCACATTGGAGAACAGCTTTACCACATGTCTCAGTAGATTGTGTGGTTTTTGGGTTTAGCAATAGCAGCTTAAATGTTCTTATATTAAAGATTAAGAACGAAAAAAATTGGATATTACCAGGAGGCTACGTATTTAAAGATGAATCACTTGATGATGCTGCCAAGAGAGTGCTTTTTGAACGAAGCGGGGCCGAAAGAATTTTCTTAAATGTTTTTGGAGTTTTCGGAGATATTAACAGATCCGAAAATTATTTTGCAGCTTACAAAGATGATTTATGGCATAAGCAGCGCTTCATTACTGTTGGATATTATGCATTGGTTGATCAAACTAATGTTACTCCTATTCCTGATTCGTTTTCAGAAAGCTGCGAATGGGTATCCATAAATCAATTACCAACAATGGTAATGGATCACGAATTGATATTAAAAAAGGCACTTAAAACCCTTCGGGAGCAATTAAGTTATAAGCCAATAGGATATAATTTGATGCCAAAAACCTTTACCATGCCTGAATTGCAATCATTATATGAAACTATTCTTGGCCAAAAATTAAACCGGGGAAATTTCTACAGGAAAATTATGCGTTATGACATTTTAATCAAACTTGACGAACCTAGAAAAGGTGGCGCACACAAAGCACCACATCTTTATCGTTTTGATGAAGAAAAATATAAGAAAGCTCTAAATGAATTAAGCTGGTAA
- a CDS encoding glycoside hydrolase family 3 N-terminal domain-containing protein — translation MKIKYFKKAAVVFLSGALILPLLSWKEDPIKKSTISINGFTFTDLNKNGELDRYEDYRLSIADRITDLISKMTDDEKASMLMGTGMPGFDGLTPVVGAIEGRVPGAAGGTYAIKRLGIPEIIVADGPAGLRIKPIRDNDKNTYYCTAFPVGTALASTWNPLLIESVGKAMGNEVKEYGVDVLLAPALNIHRNPLNGRNFEYYSEDPLIAGKIAAAMVNGIQSNGVGTSVKHFAANNQETNRLSINENITERAMRELYLKGFEITVKESSPWTIMSSYNKINGTYTSARKDLLTDILRDEWGFKGIVMTDWFGGFAGFSSIQGGTSNVADQLTAGNDLLMPGIPAQKKAILEAMKNGKLTKEVVDRDLRNILTLVLKSSTMAKYKYSDKPDLKSHTAITRSAAAEGMILLKNDAAILPFNSKANPISAFGVTSYDFIAGGTGSGDVNEAYTVSLIEGLNKAGYKLDDELNKMYSPFVAKEKAAELASRKERGILALPQRLPELELSKDLIAKKAESTALAIITVGRNSGEGGDRNINDDFNLAADEIMLINNVSEAFHAKGKKVVVILNIGGVIETASWKDKVDAILLSWQPGQEGGNSVADIISGKVNPSGKLTMTFPVKYEDTPSAKNWLGTPIANPENVTYEEGIYVGYRYLNTFNIKPSYEFGYGLSYTNFDYTNLKLSNKTFNGKIIASLSIKNTGKVAGKEVIELYLSAPHQNIDKPKMELKAFAKTKLLKAGESQTVELTILPKDLASFMESKSAWIAEKGEYKVAIGSSSLNIKQTATFSLTKELEVEKVHKAFALTTVVNELKSK, via the coding sequence ATGAAAATCAAATATTTCAAAAAGGCAGCCGTTGTATTTCTTTCAGGCGCTTTGATTCTTCCTCTGTTGAGCTGGAAAGAAGATCCAATAAAGAAATCAACTATTAGTATTAATGGCTTCACGTTTACTGATTTGAATAAAAATGGAGAATTGGATCGATACGAGGATTATCGTCTGTCTATAGCCGATCGAATAACAGATTTAATCAGCAAAATGACTGATGATGAAAAAGCATCAATGCTGATGGGAACTGGAATGCCAGGTTTTGATGGTTTAACGCCTGTTGTTGGTGCCATTGAAGGTCGTGTTCCAGGGGCAGCAGGTGGAACATACGCCATTAAACGTTTAGGAATTCCAGAAATTATCGTAGCAGATGGCCCTGCTGGATTACGAATTAAACCCATTCGCGATAATGATAAAAACACTTATTACTGTACAGCTTTTCCTGTTGGAACAGCTTTGGCATCTACATGGAATCCTTTGCTAATTGAATCAGTTGGCAAAGCAATGGGAAATGAAGTGAAAGAATATGGCGTAGATGTACTTTTGGCTCCAGCTTTAAACATTCATAGAAATCCTTTAAATGGAAGAAATTTTGAATATTATTCTGAAGATCCACTGATTGCAGGCAAAATCGCTGCGGCAATGGTTAATGGCATTCAATCGAACGGTGTTGGCACTTCTGTAAAACATTTTGCAGCCAATAATCAGGAAACCAATCGACTTTCCATTAATGAAAATATTACAGAAAGGGCAATGCGTGAATTGTATTTAAAAGGCTTTGAAATTACAGTTAAAGAATCAAGCCCATGGACGATCATGTCTTCTTACAATAAAATAAATGGCACTTATACTTCGGCAAGAAAAGATTTATTAACTGATATTCTTCGTGATGAATGGGGATTTAAAGGCATTGTAATGACAGATTGGTTTGGTGGATTTGCTGGTTTTAGCTCAATTCAAGGTGGAACTAGTAACGTTGCAGATCAATTAACCGCAGGTAACGATTTATTAATGCCCGGAATTCCAGCTCAAAAAAAGGCTATTCTCGAAGCCATGAAAAACGGTAAATTGACCAAGGAAGTCGTGGACAGAGATTTAAGAAATATTTTAACCCTTGTTTTAAAGTCTTCTACAATGGCAAAATATAAATATTCTGATAAGCCAGATTTGAAATCGCATACTGCAATTACCCGTTCAGCCGCTGCGGAAGGAATGATTTTGCTTAAAAATGATGCTGCAATATTGCCATTTAACAGTAAAGCAAATCCCATTTCCGCATTTGGAGTAACTTCTTATGATTTTATAGCAGGTGGAACCGGAAGTGGTGATGTAAATGAAGCTTACACGGTTTCATTAATTGAAGGCTTAAATAAAGCAGGCTACAAATTGGATGATGAATTAAATAAAATGTATAGCCCTTTTGTAGCTAAAGAAAAAGCAGCAGAATTGGCGAGTAGAAAAGAGCGTGGTATTTTAGCTTTGCCTCAGCGCTTGCCTGAATTGGAATTAAGTAAAGATCTAATTGCTAAAAAAGCTGAATCAACGGCATTGGCCATTATTACCGTTGGAAGAAATTCTGGTGAAGGAGGCGATAGGAATATAAATGACGATTTTAATTTAGCCGCTGATGAAATCATGCTGATCAATAATGTCAGTGAAGCTTTCCATGCAAAAGGGAAAAAGGTTGTCGTGATTTTAAATATTGGTGGCGTAATTGAAACGGCTAGTTGGAAAGACAAGGTAGATGCGATTTTACTTTCATGGCAACCAGGGCAAGAAGGTGGCAATTCAGTAGCAGATATTATTAGTGGAAAAGTAAATCCATCGGGTAAGTTAACGATGACTTTTCCAGTAAAGTATGAAGATACGCCATCAGCAAAAAATTGGTTAGGAACGCCCATTGCAAATCCTGAAAACGTAACTTACGAGGAAGGGATTTATGTTGGTTATCGCTATTTAAATACTTTTAACATTAAGCCATCCTATGAATTTGGCTATGGATTATCCTATACAAACTTTGACTATACCAATCTTAAATTGAGTAATAAGACCTTTAACGGAAAGATTATCGCTTCATTAAGCATTAAAAACACAGGAAAAGTTGCAGGTAAGGAAGTGATAGAATTATACCTTTCTGCACCACATCAAAATATAGATAAACCTAAAATGGAACTGAAAGCTTTTGCAAAAACAAAATTGCTCAAAGCCGGAGAATCTCAAACCGTTGAACTAACAATTTTACCTAAAGATTTAGCCTCTTTTATGGAAAGTAAAAGTGCATGGATTGCCGAAAAAGGAGAATACAAAGTTGCTATCGGTTCTTCATCGTTAAATATTAAACAAACTGCTACTTTTTCTTTAACAAAAGAATTAGAGGTAGAAAAGGTTCATAAAGCTTTTGCATTAACTACTGTTGTAAACGAGTTGAAGAGTAAATAA
- a CDS encoding transposase, translated as MGFKYKVADDNGIYFITTTVVNWIDVFTRKELSNVIVESLKYCQKEKGLVIYSWCLMLSHLHMIVSADEGQNLSAIMRDFKNLHPKK; from the coding sequence ATGGGGTTTAAGTATAAGGTTGCTGATGATAATGGCATTTATTTTATAACGACAACAGTTGTAAATTGGATTGATGTTTTTACAAGGAAAGAGTTATCTAATGTTATTGTTGAAAGTCTCAAATATTGCCAGAAAGAAAAAGGGTTAGTTATTTATTCATGGTGTTTAATGCTAAGTCATTTACACATGATAGTAAGTGCTGACGAGGGACAAAATCTCTCTGCTATCATGCGTGATTTTAAAAATTTACATCCAAAAAAATAG
- the thrC gene encoding threonine synthase: MKLYSTNNKDLRVSFKDAVFNSMPQDKGLYMPVEIPQLDAEFIENIEKYSLPEIAYEIASTLLKDEIPAEALKAIIEDAINFEAPAVKLDDKTFVLELFHGPSLAFKDFGARFMSRVMAYFLKDGEQLLDVLVATSGDTGGAVALGFLGVPNTRVTILYPEGKVSPIQELQLTTNGQNIRAIEVKGTFDDCQALVKQAFADDELNGKLRLTSANSINIARLIPQTFYYFNTYAQLKKQGINDVIFSVPSGNFGNIGAGLLAYKLGLPVKQFIAATNINDTVPRFFETGIYETKPSTQTYSNAMDVGAPSNWIRIMDLFKGDVDALKKVVTSYRFDDEETLAGIKEIDNKFNYVACPHTAIAYIAIEKFRKENPMDETAAVFLSTAHACKFPDIFPIEIASKIEIPVQVKALESKSHHADQLATDFEGFKNYLLRG, from the coding sequence ATGAAACTATATTCGACCAATAACAAGGATTTACGTGTTTCCTTCAAAGACGCCGTTTTTAATAGCATGCCGCAGGATAAAGGCTTATATATGCCTGTAGAAATTCCGCAGTTAGATGCAGAATTTATTGAAAATATTGAGAAATATTCTTTACCTGAAATCGCTTACGAAATTGCTTCAACCTTACTAAAAGATGAGATCCCTGCTGAGGCTTTAAAAGCAATAATTGAAGACGCTATTAATTTTGAAGCTCCTGCTGTAAAGCTTGATGATAAAACTTTCGTTTTAGAACTTTTCCACGGACCATCACTGGCTTTTAAAGATTTTGGTGCTCGTTTTATGAGTCGTGTGATGGCATATTTCCTTAAAGATGGCGAGCAATTATTAGATGTATTGGTAGCTACTTCTGGCGATACCGGTGGCGCAGTTGCATTAGGCTTTTTAGGCGTACCTAATACAAGAGTTACCATTCTTTATCCAGAGGGAAAAGTGAGTCCGATACAAGAATTACAATTAACTACCAACGGGCAAAACATTAGAGCTATCGAAGTTAAAGGCACTTTTGATGATTGCCAAGCTTTGGTAAAGCAAGCTTTTGCTGATGATGAGTTGAACGGGAAACTACGACTAACTTCTGCAAATTCAATCAATATTGCTAGGTTAATTCCGCAAACATTTTATTATTTCAATACTTATGCCCAGCTCAAAAAACAGGGTATAAATGATGTTATTTTCTCTGTTCCAAGTGGAAATTTCGGAAATATTGGTGCAGGTTTACTAGCGTATAAGTTAGGCTTACCGGTTAAGCAATTTATAGCAGCAACCAACATAAATGATACCGTTCCCCGCTTTTTCGAGACTGGAATTTATGAAACTAAACCATCTACACAAACTTACTCAAACGCCATGGATGTGGGTGCGCCAAGCAATTGGATTCGCATTATGGATTTATTTAAAGGAGATGTAGATGCGCTTAAAAAAGTAGTTACTTCTTATCGTTTTGATGATGAAGAAACGCTTGCCGGAATTAAAGAGATCGATAACAAATTTAATTATGTTGCTTGTCCGCACACTGCAATTGCCTACATAGCAATTGAAAAATTTAGAAAGGAAAACCCTATGGATGAAACTGCGGCAGTATTTTTATCAACTGCTCATGCTTGTAAGTTTCCCGATATCTTCCCAATTGAGATTGCAAGTAAAATTGAAATTCCAGTGCAGGTGAAAGCTTTGGAAAGTAAATCACATCATGCTGATCAATTAGCAACAGATTTTGAAGGATTTAAAAATTATTTATTGAGGGGGTAA
- a CDS encoding homoserine kinase, translated as MTAGKAKAPFGTLGDLEDLRSIRVFAPATVANVVCGFDVLGFAVNEPGDEVEMRLTDTPGVVIKKITGDDGRLPLDAAKNTVSASVQHYLQYINRLDVGVEIDLHKKMPIGSGLGSSSASTVAGLFAINKLMGDLLTPKELVPFAMKGEELACGYGHADNVAPAILGGFVLVRSYDPLDVISLPTPAGMYAAIVYPEVDVPTKDARQMIRSKVLLKDAVTQWGNVAGLVSGLFMNDFDLIGRSMKDVLVEPTRSILIPGFEEMRTIAMENGAIGFGISGSGPSVFALTKDEETAKIITKAQQKHLLKININSKAYVSSVNAEGPRVI; from the coding sequence ATGACCGCCGGAAAGGCAAAAGCCCCCTTCGGGACTTTGGGGGATTTAGAGGATTTGAGGTCTATCCGCGTTTTCGCACCGGCCACTGTTGCAAACGTTGTCTGCGGTTTCGATGTATTAGGTTTTGCTGTTAATGAACCAGGCGACGAAGTTGAAATGCGTTTAACTGATACACCTGGTGTTGTAATCAAAAAAATTACTGGTGATGATGGTCGTTTGCCATTAGATGCCGCAAAGAACACAGTTAGCGCAAGTGTTCAACATTATTTGCAATATATCAACCGTTTGGATGTTGGCGTTGAAATTGATCTCCACAAAAAGATGCCTATTGGTAGCGGTTTAGGTTCTAGTTCGGCCAGTACTGTTGCTGGTTTATTTGCCATAAACAAATTAATGGGCGATTTATTAACGCCTAAAGAATTGGTTCCATTTGCCATGAAAGGCGAAGAATTAGCTTGTGGTTATGGTCATGCGGATAACGTTGCGCCAGCAATTTTAGGCGGTTTTGTTTTAGTAAGAAGTTACGATCCATTAGATGTAATTTCTTTGCCGACACCTGCCGGAATGTACGCCGCAATAGTTTATCCTGAAGTTGATGTACCAACAAAAGATGCCCGTCAGATGATCCGTAGTAAGGTTTTATTAAAAGATGCCGTTACACAATGGGGAAATGTTGCTGGCTTAGTAAGCGGATTATTTATGAATGATTTCGATTTGATCGGAAGAAGCATGAAAGATGTTTTAGTAGAACCAACTCGTTCCATCTTGATTCCTGGCTTTGAAGAAATGAGAACAATTGCCATGGAAAATGGAGCAATTGGTTTTGGAATTTCTGGTTCTGGCCCATCAGTTTTTGCTTTAACAAAAGATGAAGAAACCGCTAAAATAATCACCAAAGCGCAGCAAAAACACTTGCTTAAAATTAATATTAATAGCAAAGCTTACGTTTCTTCGGTTAACGCTGAAGGACCGAGAGTGATTTAA